Proteins encoded in a region of the Pseudomonas sp. PDNC002 genome:
- a CDS encoding protein-disulfide reductase DsbD, with translation MRRLLTLLLLLVALPASAGLFDKPADKGGFAAGQPAKGDFLPVAEAFRVSVEDSDSQQVKLRFINADGYYLYQHRFSFKIEPADSGVTVGDVKLPQGKQHHDDYFGDTVVYYAITDIDVPLNNPQHKPFTLVVGYQGCADKGLCYAPETTRLQIADGQAASVVTGAAPSAAAQPASGASNPLASLLGDHEPGKIKKLGRALVIFFLLGLALTFTPCVLPMLPILSGVVLRGRPGGMRGLALSLAYVLPMAACYAVLGTLMGLFGAKLNLQAMLQSPWVLIPFAAFFVVFAVAMFGVFEMRLPGFLRERLDNMANNTRGGSIAGAATLGVLSSLLVSPCVTAPLAGLLLYISSTGDAVGGGLLLFSLGLGMGTPLVIFAVGGGAMLPKSGAWMNAVRNVFGVMLLAVAIWMLERLVSGPVALTLWGTLAGGVAVAIGTLELGPKKPLQRAGQLLGLMLLVYAVAAWTGALRGESDPLHPLGRSGVSSHAGPPSSTPGDWQNITTPAQLDAALRSASASGRPVLLDWYADWCISCKIIERQVLPAPEVQSQLPGFVLLRFDMTASTEEQRALLDRYNLFGPPALLFFSPKGDEWSDLRIIGETDAATLADRLKQAGTRS, from the coding sequence ATGCGCCGCCTGCTCACCCTGCTCCTGCTTCTCGTCGCCCTGCCCGCCTCCGCCGGCCTGTTCGACAAACCCGCCGACAAGGGCGGCTTCGCCGCCGGGCAACCGGCCAAGGGCGATTTCCTGCCGGTGGCCGAGGCCTTCCGCGTCAGCGTCGAGGACAGCGACAGCCAGCAGGTGAAGCTGCGCTTCATCAATGCCGACGGCTACTACCTCTACCAGCACCGTTTCAGCTTCAAGATCGAACCCGCCGACAGCGGCGTGACCGTGGGCGACGTGAAGCTGCCGCAGGGCAAGCAACACCACGACGATTACTTCGGTGACACCGTCGTCTACTACGCCATCACCGACATCGACGTGCCGCTCAACAACCCGCAGCACAAACCCTTCACCCTCGTCGTCGGCTACCAGGGCTGCGCCGACAAGGGCCTGTGCTACGCGCCGGAAACTACCCGCCTGCAGATTGCCGACGGCCAGGCCGCCAGCGTCGTGACCGGCGCTGCGCCCTCCGCCGCCGCCCAACCCGCGTCCGGCGCGAGCAATCCGCTGGCCAGCCTGCTGGGCGACCATGAGCCAGGCAAGATCAAGAAGCTCGGCCGTGCCCTGGTGATCTTTTTCCTGCTGGGCCTGGCGCTGACCTTCACCCCTTGCGTGCTGCCGATGCTGCCGATCCTCTCCGGCGTGGTCCTGCGCGGCCGTCCGGGCGGCATGCGCGGCCTGGCGCTGTCGCTGGCCTACGTGCTGCCGATGGCGGCCTGCTACGCGGTGCTCGGCACGCTGATGGGCCTCTTCGGCGCCAAGCTCAACCTGCAGGCGATGCTGCAATCGCCCTGGGTACTGATCCCCTTCGCGGCCTTCTTCGTGGTCTTCGCCGTGGCCATGTTCGGCGTGTTCGAGATGCGCCTGCCGGGCTTCCTGCGCGAACGCCTGGACAACATGGCCAACAACACCCGCGGCGGCTCCATCGCCGGCGCGGCGACCCTGGGCGTGCTCTCCAGCCTGCTGGTGTCGCCCTGCGTCACCGCCCCGCTGGCCGGCCTGCTGCTCTATATCAGCAGCACCGGCGACGCAGTGGGCGGCGGCCTGCTGCTGTTCTCCCTGGGCCTGGGCATGGGCACGCCACTGGTGATCTTCGCCGTCGGCGGCGGAGCAATGCTGCCCAAGAGCGGCGCCTGGATGAACGCCGTGCGCAACGTCTTCGGCGTGATGCTGCTGGCAGTGGCCATCTGGATGCTCGAACGCCTGGTCTCCGGCCCGGTGGCGCTGACCCTCTGGGGCACGCTGGCCGGCGGCGTCGCCGTGGCCATCGGCACCCTCGAACTGGGGCCGAAGAAGCCGCTGCAACGTGCCGGCCAATTGCTCGGCCTTATGTTGCTGGTCTATGCCGTCGCCGCCTGGACCGGCGCCCTGCGCGGCGAATCCGACCCGCTACACCCGCTGGGCCGCAGCGGCGTGAGCAGCCACGCCGGACCGCCGAGCTCCACACCCGGCGACTGGCAGAACATCACCACGCCAGCCCAGTTGGACGCAGCGCTGCGCAGCGCCTCGGCCAGCGGCCGCCCGGTACTGCTGGACTGGTATGCGGATTGGTGCATCAGTTGCAAGATCATCGAGCGCCAGGTACTGCCGGCGCCGGAAGTCCAGTCACAACTGCCCGGTTTCGTCCTGCTGCGTTTCGACATGACCGCCAGCACCGAGGAGCAGCGCGCCCTGCTCGACCGCTACAACCTGTTCGGCCCGCCCGCGCTGCTGTTCTTCTCGCCAAAAGGCGACGAATGGAGCGACCTGCGCATCATCGGCGAGACCGATGCCGCCACCCTCGCCGACCGCCTCAAACAGGCGGGAACGCGCTCCTGA
- the aroQ gene encoding type II 3-dehydroquinate dehydratase, giving the protein MATLLVLHGPNLNLLGTREPDKYGSVTLEQINQDLERRAREAGHHLMHLQSNAEYELIDRIHAARNEGVDFILINPAAFTHTSVALRDALLAVSIPFIEVHLSNVHKREPFRHHSYFSDVAVGVICGLGATGYRLALESALEQLERP; this is encoded by the coding sequence ATGGCGACCTTACTGGTACTGCACGGGCCCAACCTCAACCTGCTGGGCACCCGCGAGCCCGACAAGTACGGCTCCGTCACCCTTGAGCAGATCAACCAGGACCTGGAGCGCCGCGCCCGCGAAGCCGGCCACCACCTGATGCACCTGCAGAGCAACGCCGAGTACGAACTGATCGACCGGATCCACGCCGCGCGCAACGAAGGCGTGGACTTCATCCTGATCAATCCGGCCGCTTTTACGCATACAAGTGTCGCCCTACGTGACGCATTGCTCGCAGTGAGCATCCCATTCATCGAAGTGCACCTCTCCAACGTGCACAAACGTGAACCTTTCCGGCATCACTCCTACTTCTCCGACGTGGCGGTAGGGGTGATCTGCGGTCTGGGCGCCACAGGCTACCGCCTGGCCCTGGAATCCGCCCTTGAACAACTTGAACGCCCGTGA
- the accB gene encoding acetyl-CoA carboxylase biotin carboxyl carrier protein: protein MDIRKVKKLIELLEESGIDELEIKEGEESVRISRHSKTAAQPIYAAAPAYAPAPAPAAAPVAAAAPAAEAAPAAQNLAGAVRSPMVGTFYRAASPTSANFVEVGQSVKKGDILCIVEAMKMMNHIEAETSGVIGQILVENGQPVEFDQPLFTIV from the coding sequence ATGGACATCCGTAAAGTCAAGAAACTGATCGAACTGCTCGAAGAATCCGGTATCGACGAACTGGAGATCAAAGAGGGCGAAGAGTCCGTACGCATCAGCCGTCACAGCAAGACCGCCGCCCAGCCGATCTATGCTGCCGCTCCTGCCTACGCTCCGGCTCCGGCTCCCGCCGCAGCTCCGGTCGCCGCTGCCGCTCCGGCCGCTGAAGCCGCCCCGGCTGCGCAGAACCTGGCCGGCGCCGTGCGCTCGCCGATGGTCGGCACCTTCTACCGCGCTGCCTCGCCGACCTCCGCCAACTTCGTCGAAGTCGGCCAGAGCGTGAAGAAAGGCGACATCCTCTGCATCGTCGAAGCCATGAAGATGATGAACCACATCGAGGCCGAGACCAGTGGCGTGATCGGTCAGATCCTCGTGGAGAACGGTCAGCCGGTCGAGTTCGACCAGCCCCTGTTCACCATCGTTTAA
- the accC gene encoding acetyl-CoA carboxylase biotin carboxylase subunit, protein MLEKVLIANRGEIALRILRACKELGIKTVAVHSTADRELMHLSLADEAVCIGPAPAAQSYLHIPAIIAAAEVTGAVGIHPGYGFLAENADFAEQVERSGFTFIGPSADVIRLMGDKVSAKDAMKKSGVPTVPGSDGPLPEDEETALAIAREVGYPVIIKAAGGGGGRGMRVVHHEEDLIKSAKLTRTEAGAAFGNSMVYLEKFLTNPRHVEVQVLSDGQGNAIHLGDRDCSLQRRHQKVLEEAPAPGIDEKARAEVLARCVQACVEIGYRGAGTFEFLYENGRFYFIEMNTRVQVEHPVSEMVTGIDIVKEMLSIASGNKLSIKQEDVVIRGHALECRINAEDPKTFMPSPGKVKHFHAPGGNGVRVDSHLYSGYAVPPNYDSLVGKVITYGKDRAEALARMRNALDELIVDGIKTNTELHKELVRDKEFCKGGVNIHYLEKKLGMDKH, encoded by the coding sequence ATGTTGGAAAAAGTACTGATCGCCAACCGCGGCGAAATTGCGCTGCGCATCCTGCGCGCGTGCAAGGAGCTGGGCATCAAGACAGTGGCCGTGCACTCGACCGCCGACCGTGAGCTGATGCACCTGTCGCTGGCCGACGAAGCGGTCTGCATCGGTCCGGCCCCGGCCGCGCAGTCCTACCTGCACATTCCGGCGATCATCGCCGCGGCCGAGGTCACCGGCGCCGTGGGTATCCACCCCGGCTACGGTTTCCTCGCCGAGAACGCCGACTTCGCCGAGCAGGTCGAACGCTCCGGCTTCACCTTCATCGGCCCGAGCGCCGACGTCATCCGCCTGATGGGTGACAAGGTGTCCGCCAAGGACGCCATGAAGAAGTCCGGCGTACCGACCGTACCGGGCTCCGACGGCCCGCTGCCCGAAGACGAAGAAACCGCGCTGGCGATCGCCCGCGAGGTGGGCTACCCGGTGATCATCAAGGCCGCCGGTGGCGGTGGTGGTCGCGGGATGCGCGTCGTGCACCACGAGGAAGACCTGATCAAGTCCGCCAAGCTGACCCGCACCGAAGCGGGCGCGGCCTTCGGCAACTCGATGGTCTACCTGGAGAAGTTCCTGACCAACCCGCGTCACGTGGAAGTCCAGGTGCTCTCCGACGGCCAGGGCAACGCCATCCACCTGGGCGACCGCGACTGCTCCCTGCAGCGTCGTCACCAGAAGGTGCTGGAAGAAGCCCCAGCCCCGGGCATCGACGAGAAGGCCCGCGCCGAAGTGCTGGCCCGCTGCGTCCAGGCCTGCGTGGAAATCGGCTACCGTGGCGCCGGCACCTTCGAGTTCCTTTACGAGAACGGCCGCTTCTACTTCATCGAGATGAACACCCGCGTTCAGGTGGAGCATCCGGTGTCGGAGATGGTCACTGGCATCGACATCGTCAAGGAGATGCTCAGCATCGCCTCGGGCAACAAGCTGTCGATCAAGCAGGAAGACGTGGTCATCCGTGGCCATGCGCTGGAATGCCGGATCAACGCCGAAGACCCGAAGACCTTCATGCCCAGCCCCGGCAAGGTGAAACACTTCCATGCACCGGGCGGCAACGGCGTGCGTGTGGATTCGCACCTGTACAGCGGCTATGCCGTACCGCCGAACTACGACTCGCTGGTGGGCAAGGTCATCACCTACGGCAAGGACCGCGCGGAAGCCCTGGCGCGCATGCGTAATGCGCTGGACGAGCTGATCGTCGATGGCATCAAGACCAACACCGAGCTGCACAAGGAGCTGGTCCGCGACAAAGAGTTCTGCAAGGGTGGCGTGAATATCCACTACCTGGAGAAGAAGCTGGGCATGGACAAGCACTAA
- the prmA gene encoding 50S ribosomal protein L11 methyltransferase, translating into MPWLQVRLAITPDQAETYEDALLEVGAVSVTFMDAEDQPIFEPDLGTTPLWSHTHLLALFEADTDETSLLAHLTLLTGGELPQHQIERIEDQDWERSWMDNFQPMRFGRRLWIVPSWHDAPEPEAVNLLLDPGLAFGTGTHPTTALCLEWLDGQELAGKQVLDFGCGSGILAIAALLLGAEQAVGTDIDPQALEASRDNASRNGIDPAKFPVYLPADLPREPTDVLVANILAGPLVTLAEQLTGLVKSGGLLALSGILAEQAEEVRAAYAGAFDLDPTAERDGWIRITGRRR; encoded by the coding sequence ATGCCCTGGCTCCAAGTCCGACTCGCCATCACCCCGGATCAGGCGGAAACCTACGAAGATGCGCTGCTGGAAGTCGGCGCCGTGTCCGTGACCTTCATGGACGCGGAAGACCAGCCGATCTTCGAACCTGACCTGGGCACCACCCCGCTGTGGAGCCACACCCATCTGCTCGCCCTGTTCGAGGCGGACACCGACGAAACCTCGCTCCTTGCCCATCTGACCCTGCTGACCGGCGGCGAGCTGCCGCAGCACCAGATCGAGCGCATCGAGGACCAGGACTGGGAGCGCAGCTGGATGGACAACTTCCAGCCCATGCGCTTCGGCCGCCGCCTGTGGATCGTCCCGAGCTGGCACGACGCCCCGGAGCCGGAGGCGGTGAACCTGCTGCTCGATCCGGGCCTGGCCTTTGGTACCGGCACCCACCCGACCACCGCGCTGTGCCTGGAATGGCTCGACGGCCAGGAGCTGGCCGGCAAGCAAGTGCTGGATTTCGGTTGCGGCTCGGGCATCCTCGCCATCGCCGCGCTGCTGCTGGGCGCCGAACAGGCTGTCGGCACCGATATCGACCCGCAGGCGCTGGAAGCCTCGCGCGACAACGCCTCGCGCAACGGCATCGACCCGGCGAAATTCCCCGTCTACCTGCCCGCTGATCTGCCCAGGGAACCCACGGACGTCCTGGTGGCGAACATTCTTGCCGGTCCGCTGGTCACATTGGCAGAGCAGCTCACCGGCCTGGTGAAATCCGGCGGGCTGTTGGCCCTCTCGGGCATCCTCGCCGAACAGGCCGAGGAAGTGCGTGCCGCCTATGCCGGCGCCTTCGACCTCGACCCGACCGCCGAGCGCGATGGCTGGATCCGCATCACGGGCCGCCGCCGCTGA
- a CDS encoding DUF3426 domain-containing protein: MSDSFITQCPHCQTRFRVNAAQLGAASGAVRCGTCLKVFNAPQNMLSEPTLAAPAPAASPTPSPVAESVVQPAPPKAPEPVAPEPAPTPAFTAYTPEKTMAPTAPSTATLGWPLAPHAARHSSDVAEKPSAAEPKVENGPSTVSEPTPAVTAPTVIAPAATVTSEPTRPAARKDETLWIHDDLDLDSLNLDEELAKLDEFELSQEFLSIERAPKPSEALLAREEEKRDPHDERWAEALLEEEQSGASRASRQEPSLGQLPTEEPDEPASDARLVADQEPEPEEPEAEPADEPRIDPAPFSAVEDEEKLPAFSARRDDDEHEADDEHDEEPLAGQGSDNRRAEPGLRNDSLHDLSDEPLQLDWQKPKRRWGRRLFWLLLVLLALAGLAGQYIAYHFDELARQDEYRPWFAQACPELGCTLPSKVDVEQIRSSNLVVRSHPDFSGALVVDAIIYNRANFSQPFPLLEMRFADLNGQLLASRRFKPSEYLSGELAGQSEMPPQTPIHISLDILDPGPKAVNYSLSFHSPE, encoded by the coding sequence ATGAGCGACAGCTTCATCACACAGTGCCCCCATTGCCAGACCCGTTTCCGCGTCAACGCGGCGCAACTGGGCGCGGCCAGCGGTGCTGTGCGCTGCGGAACCTGCCTGAAGGTGTTCAACGCCCCGCAGAACATGCTGAGCGAGCCGACGCTGGCGGCGCCGGCCCCCGCCGCATCGCCGACGCCGTCCCCTGTAGCGGAATCCGTCGTCCAGCCGGCACCGCCGAAAGCCCCGGAGCCGGTCGCTCCCGAACCCGCCCCCACTCCGGCTTTCACTGCCTATACCCCTGAAAAGACAATGGCGCCCACCGCGCCCAGTACCGCCACGCTCGGCTGGCCCCTGGCGCCCCACGCGGCGCGGCACTCCAGCGATGTGGCGGAAAAGCCCAGCGCGGCCGAGCCCAAGGTGGAAAACGGGCCCTCGACTGTTTCCGAGCCGACACCAGCGGTCACAGCGCCCACGGTGATCGCACCGGCAGCGACCGTCACCAGCGAACCGACCAGGCCTGCCGCGAGAAAGGACGAGACGCTGTGGATCCACGACGATCTCGACCTGGACAGCCTCAATCTCGACGAAGAACTGGCCAAGCTCGATGAATTCGAGCTGTCCCAGGAATTCCTCAGCATCGAACGCGCACCGAAGCCCAGCGAAGCGCTGCTCGCCCGTGAGGAGGAAAAGCGCGACCCGCACGACGAGCGCTGGGCAGAAGCCCTGCTGGAAGAAGAGCAGAGCGGCGCCAGCCGTGCCTCGCGCCAGGAGCCCAGTCTCGGCCAGTTGCCGACCGAAGAGCCGGACGAGCCCGCATCCGATGCTCGCCTGGTGGCCGATCAGGAACCCGAGCCGGAAGAGCCCGAGGCAGAACCGGCAGACGAACCCCGGATCGATCCGGCGCCCTTCAGCGCCGTGGAAGACGAGGAAAAACTGCCTGCCTTCAGCGCCCGTCGTGATGACGACGAGCACGAGGCCGACGACGAACACGACGAAGAGCCGCTGGCCGGCCAGGGCAGCGACAATCGGCGCGCCGAACCGGGGCTGCGTAACGACAGCCTCCACGATCTGAGCGACGAGCCGCTGCAACTGGACTGGCAGAAGCCCAAGCGCCGCTGGGGTCGCCGCCTGTTCTGGCTGCTGCTGGTCCTGCTCGCCCTCGCAGGCCTCGCCGGGCAATACATCGCCTATCACTTCGACGAACTGGCCCGCCAGGACGAATATCGCCCGTGGTTCGCCCAGGCCTGCCCGGAGCTGGGTTGCACCCTGCCCTCCAAGGTCGATGTGGAGCAGATCCGCAGCAGCAACCTGGTGGTGCGCAGCCACCCGGACTTCAGCGGCGCTCTGGTGGTGGATGCGATCATCTACAACCGCGCCAACTTCTCCCAGCCCTTCCCGCTGCTGGAAATGCGCTTCGCCGACCTGAACGGCCAACTGCTCGCCAGCCGCCGTTTCAAGCCCAGCGAATACCTCTCCGGCGAACTTGCCGGGCAGAGCGAGATGCCGCCGCAGACGCCGATCCACATCTCCCTGGACATCCTCGATCCGGGTCCCAAGGCGGTGAACTACAGCCTGAGCTTCCACTCGCCGGAATGA
- the dusB gene encoding tRNA dihydrouridine synthase DusB → MENQSVVRIGSYTLPNRLILAPMAGVTDRPFRQLCRRLGAGMVVSEMVTSDVRLWNSRKSRLRLQHDNEDQPRSVQIAGGDPQMLAEAAQRNVELGAQIIDINMGCPAKKVCNKAAGSALMKDERLVADILEAVVAAVEVPVTLKIRTGWDRSNKNGVTVARIAEQSGIQALAVHGRTRADLYTGEAEYETIAAIKQAVSIPVFANGDIDSPRKARQVFEQTGVDALLIGRAAQGNPWIFREIDHYLSTGEVLPAPSLHEVQSILLEHLAALHAFYGEEMGVRIARKHVGWYLATLPGAAEFRSQFNRLQDTDAQSASVRQFFAERHNNGEGVAA, encoded by the coding sequence ATGGAAAACCAGTCGGTGGTACGCATCGGCTCCTACACACTGCCCAACAGACTGATCCTGGCCCCGATGGCCGGCGTCACCGATCGTCCGTTCCGCCAGCTGTGCCGCCGCCTCGGCGCCGGCATGGTGGTGTCCGAGATGGTCACCAGCGACGTCCGCCTGTGGAACAGCCGCAAGTCGCGCCTGCGCCTGCAGCACGACAACGAAGATCAGCCACGTTCGGTGCAGATCGCCGGCGGCGACCCGCAGATGCTCGCGGAAGCTGCCCAGCGCAATGTGGAGCTCGGCGCCCAGATCATCGACATCAACATGGGCTGCCCGGCAAAGAAGGTGTGCAACAAGGCCGCGGGTTCCGCGCTGATGAAGGATGAACGGCTGGTGGCCGACATCCTCGAAGCGGTGGTCGCGGCGGTAGAGGTTCCCGTCACCCTGAAGATTCGCACCGGTTGGGACCGGTCGAACAAGAACGGTGTGACGGTGGCGCGGATCGCCGAGCAGTCGGGCATCCAGGCGCTGGCGGTGCACGGCAGGACCCGTGCCGACCTCTACACCGGCGAGGCGGAGTACGAAACCATCGCGGCGATCAAGCAGGCGGTTTCGATACCGGTTTTCGCCAATGGTGATATCGATTCACCGCGCAAGGCACGGCAGGTGTTCGAGCAGACGGGCGTGGACGCCCTGCTGATCGGACGCGCCGCCCAGGGCAATCCCTGGATCTTCCGCGAGATCGATCATTACCTGAGCACCGGCGAGGTGTTGCCGGCGCCGAGTCTGCACGAGGTGCAGAGCATCCTGCTCGAACACCTCGCTGCATTGCATGCGTTTTATGGGGAGGAAATGGGTGTGCGAATTGCCCGCAAGCATGTGGGCTGGTACCTCGCAACCCTACCGGGAGCGGCGGAGTTCCGTTCCCAGTTCAATCGTTTGCAGGACACGGATGCACAGAGCGCCAGCGTCAGGCAGTTCTTCGCCGAGCGCCACAATAACGGAGAAGGGGTGGCCGCATGA
- the fis gene encoding DNA-binding transcriptional regulator Fis, whose amino-acid sequence MTTMTETLVSGMTPVSDNANLKQHLTTPTQEGQTLRDSVEKALHNYFAHLEGQPVTDVYNMVLCEVEAPLLETVMNHVKGNQTKASELLGLNRGTLRKKLKQYDLL is encoded by the coding sequence ATGACAACGATGACCGAGACATTAGTGAGTGGAATGACACCCGTGAGCGACAACGCCAACCTTAAACAGCACCTGACCACTCCGACGCAGGAGGGCCAGACCCTCCGCGACAGCGTGGAAAAGGCACTGCACAACTATTTCGCCCATCTCGAAGGGCAGCCGGTCACGGACGTGTACAACATGGTGCTTTGCGAAGTCGAAGCGCCGCTGCTGGAAACCGTCATGAACCACGTGAAGGGTAACCAGACCAAAGCCTCCGAACTGCTGGGGCTGAACCGCGGAACCCTGCGCAAGAAACTCAAGCAGTACGACCTTCTCTGA
- the purH gene encoding bifunctional phosphoribosylaminoimidazolecarboxamide formyltransferase/IMP cyclohydrolase, whose protein sequence is MTDQTTRLPIRRALISVSDKTGVVDFARELVALGVEILSTGGTYKLLTDNGIAAVEVADYTGFPEMMDGRVKTLHPKVHGGILGRRDIDGAVMEEHGIKPIDLVAVNLYPFEATVAKADCDLPTAIENIDIGGPTMVRSAAKNHKDVAIVVNAGDYAGVVEALKAGGLTYAQRFDLALKAFEHTSAYDGMIANYLGTIDQARDTLSTADRGAFPRTFNSQFIKAQEMRYGENPHQSAAFYVEAKKGEASVSTAIQLQGKELSFNNVADTDAALECVKSFVKPACVIVKHANPCGVAVVPENEGGIRKAYDLAYATDTESAFGGIIAFNRELDGDTAQAIVERQFVEVIIAPKISEAARAVVAAKANVRLLECGEWPAERAPGWDFKRVNGGLLVQSRDIGMITADDLKIVTQRAPSEQEIHDLIFAWKVAKFVKSNAIVYAKARQTVGVGAGQMSRVNSARIAAIKAEHAGLEVKGAVMASDAFFPFRDGIDNAAKAGITAVIQPGGSMRDNEVIAAADEAGIAMVFTGMRHFRH, encoded by the coding sequence ATGACCGACCAAACCACCCGCCTGCCCATCCGCCGTGCGCTGATCAGCGTTTCCGACAAGACCGGCGTCGTCGACTTCGCCCGTGAGCTGGTTGCCCTTGGCGTGGAAATCCTCTCCACCGGCGGCACCTACAAGCTGCTCACGGACAACGGCATCGCCGCCGTGGAAGTGGCCGACTACACCGGCTTCCCGGAAATGATGGACGGCCGCGTGAAGACCCTGCACCCGAAAGTGCACGGCGGCATCCTCGGCCGTCGCGACATCGACGGCGCGGTGATGGAAGAGCACGGCATCAAGCCGATCGACCTGGTGGCGGTCAACCTCTACCCGTTCGAAGCGACCGTGGCCAAGGCCGACTGCGACCTGCCGACCGCCATCGAGAACATCGACATCGGCGGCCCGACCATGGTCCGTTCCGCGGCGAAGAACCACAAGGACGTCGCCATCGTGGTCAACGCCGGCGACTACGCCGGCGTCGTCGAAGCCCTGAAAGCCGGCGGCCTGACCTACGCCCAGCGTTTCGACCTGGCCCTGAAGGCCTTCGAGCACACCTCGGCCTACGACGGCATGATCGCCAACTACCTGGGCACCATCGACCAGGCGCGCGACACCCTGTCCACCGCTGACCGTGGCGCCTTCCCGCGTACCTTCAACAGCCAGTTCATCAAGGCGCAGGAAATGCGCTACGGCGAGAACCCGCACCAGAGCGCGGCGTTCTACGTCGAGGCGAAGAAGGGCGAGGCCAGCGTCTCCACCGCCATCCAGCTGCAAGGCAAGGAACTGTCATTCAACAACGTGGCCGACACCGACGCCGCGCTGGAGTGCGTGAAGAGCTTCGTCAAGCCGGCCTGTGTCATCGTCAAGCACGCCAACCCGTGCGGCGTGGCCGTGGTTCCGGAGAACGAAGGCGGCATCCGCAAGGCCTATGACCTGGCCTACGCCACCGACACCGAGTCGGCCTTCGGCGGCATCATCGCCTTCAACCGCGAACTGGACGGCGACACCGCCCAGGCCATCGTCGAGCGCCAGTTCGTCGAAGTGATCATCGCGCCGAAAATCTCCGAAGCCGCCCGTGCCGTGGTTGCTGCCAAGGCCAACGTGCGCCTGCTGGAATGCGGCGAATGGCCGGCCGAGCGTGCGCCGGGCTGGGACTTCAAGCGCGTCAACGGCGGCCTGCTGGTACAGAGCCGCGACATCGGCATGATCACCGCCGATGACCTGAAGATCGTCACCCAGCGCGCCCCGAGCGAGCAGGAAATCCATGACCTGATCTTCGCCTGGAAAGTCGCCAAGTTCGTCAAATCCAACGCCATCGTCTACGCCAAGGCCCGCCAGACCGTCGGCGTTGGCGCTGGCCAGATGAGCCGCGTGAACTCCGCCCGCATCGCCGCCATCAAGGCCGAACATGCCGGTCTGGAAGTGAAAGGGGCGGTCATGGCTTCCGACGCCTTCTTCCCGTTCCGCGACGGCATCGACAACGCTGCCAAGGCCGGTATCACTGCGGTAATTCAGCCGGGCGGTTCGATGCGTGATAACGAAGTGATCGCCGCTGCCGACGAAGCCGGCATTGCCATGGTATTCACCGGCATGCGCCACTTCCGCCATTAA